From one Staphylococcus kloosii genomic stretch:
- a CDS encoding GNAT family N-acetyltransferase, which produces MIRTATKQDLDSVMLLVEDAKSVMQQDNNNQWDEHYPLSEHFVDDINNESLFVLESNDKIYGFIVVDQNQSEWYDKIEWPINRTNAYVIHRLASSPDYKGGATELFDFAVNLAEDHGVHMLITDTFALNYRAQSLFRKFGFTKVGEAEMDYHPFNKGKPFYAYYKKLEE; this is translated from the coding sequence ATGATTAGAACTGCAACAAAACAAGATTTAGATAGTGTTATGTTACTAGTAGAGGATGCTAAATCCGTGATGCAACAAGATAATAATAATCAGTGGGATGAACATTATCCTTTATCCGAACATTTCGTTGACGATATAAATAATGAATCATTGTTCGTCCTTGAATCAAACGATAAAATATATGGCTTTATTGTGGTCGACCAAAATCAATCTGAGTGGTATGATAAAATTGAATGGCCAATTAATAGAACGAATGCATATGTTATACACAGATTGGCGAGCTCTCCCGATTATAAAGGTGGCGCCACTGAATTATTCGATTTTGCCGTTAATTTAGCTGAAGACCACGGTGTTCATATGTTAATCACTGATACTTTTGCATTAAACTATCGTGCACAAAGTTTATTCAGAAAATTTGGCTTTACTAAAGTAGGAGAAGCAGAAATGGATTATCATCCTTTTAATAAAGGCAAACCATTTTATGCATATTATAAAAAATTAGAAGAATAG
- a CDS encoding undecaprenyldiphospho-muramoylpentapeptide beta-N-acetylglucosaminyltransferase, translated as MSKIAFTGGGTVGHVSVNLSLIPTAIEKGHEAFYIGSKNGIEKEMIASQLPNITYHSISSGKLRRYISLENIKDVFKVLKGVLDARKVLKKEQPDLLFSKGGFVSVPVVIAARSLKIPTIIHESDLTPGLANKIALKFAKKIYTTFEDTVKYLPQDKADFVGATVREDLKSGNKSRGYHLTNFTNDKKVLLVMGGSLGSRKLNDIIRGNLDGLLKTYQIIHLTGKGLLDEQLQDREGYCQFEFVKDDLTDLLAITDTVISRAGANAIYEFLTLKIPMLLIPLGLDQSRGDQIDNAKNFAKKDFGSYIMEDELTEDKLTKQLINIENNRATIIEQMNSYKESYTRHDLFDKIIKDALQ; from the coding sequence ATGTCAAAGATTGCATTTACCGGTGGCGGTACTGTTGGACACGTTTCAGTCAATTTAAGTTTAATTCCAACTGCAATTGAAAAAGGTCATGAAGCCTTTTATATCGGTTCTAAAAACGGTATTGAAAAAGAGATGATCGCATCACAATTACCTAATATTACTTATCATAGCATCTCTAGTGGTAAGTTAAGACGCTATATTTCTTTAGAGAATATTAAAGACGTATTCAAAGTATTAAAAGGTGTGCTTGATGCTCGTAAAGTATTAAAAAAAGAGCAACCTGATTTATTATTTTCGAAAGGTGGATTTGTATCTGTACCTGTTGTAATAGCAGCTCGTTCTCTTAAAATACCCACAATAATCCATGAATCAGATTTAACACCAGGATTAGCGAATAAAATCGCCTTAAAATTTGCCAAGAAAATTTATACTACATTTGAGGATACAGTTAAATATTTACCTCAAGATAAAGCAGATTTTGTCGGTGCAACAGTGCGTGAGGATTTAAAAAGTGGTAATAAATCAAGAGGTTATCATTTAACTAACTTTACTAATGACAAAAAAGTGTTACTTGTTATGGGTGGCAGTTTAGGTAGTAGAAAGTTAAATGACATTATCCGAGGCAATTTAGACGGTTTATTAAAAACTTACCAAATTATTCATTTAACTGGTAAAGGATTACTTGATGAACAACTACAAGACCGTGAAGGTTACTGTCAATTTGAATTTGTTAAAGATGATTTAACTGATTTGTTAGCTATTACTGATACGGTTATTAGTCGTGCTGGAGCAAATGCGATTTATGAATTTTTAACATTAAAAATACCAATGTTATTAATACCACTTGGTTTAGATCAATCTCGTGGCGACCAAATCGATAATGCGAAAAACTTTGCCAAAAAAGATTTTGGTAGCTACATTATGGAAGATGAGTTAACAGAAGATAAATTAACTAAACAATTAATTAATATTGAAAATAATAGAGCTACAATTATAGAACAAATGAATTCCTATAAAGAAAGTTACACAAGACACGACTTATTTGATAAAATCATCAAAGATGCATTGCAATAA
- a CDS encoding phosphatase PAP2 family protein: protein MSRWKRISLLIIFTLIFSVIAFFHESRLGKWIDNEVYEFIYSSESFITTTILLGFTKVGEVWAMVCLSLLLVAYLMLKRYNIETLFFVIAMSLSSTLNPLLKNIFDRERPTLLRLIDISGFSFPSGHAMGATAFFGSGIYIANRVMKDKAKAFTIGLCALFIIMISASRVYLGVHYPTDVIAGIIGGTFCIVLSTLILRHKLQI, encoded by the coding sequence ATGTCACGCTGGAAACGTATTTCATTACTAATTATTTTCACTTTAATATTTAGCGTGATTGCATTTTTCCATGAATCACGACTGGGTAAATGGATTGATAATGAAGTTTATGAGTTCATTTATTCATCTGAGAGCTTTATTACAACGACGATATTATTAGGATTTACAAAAGTCGGCGAAGTTTGGGCAATGGTATGCTTATCATTATTATTAGTAGCATACTTAATGTTAAAACGCTACAACATCGAAACGCTATTTTTCGTTATAGCGATGAGCTTATCTAGTACTTTAAATCCACTACTTAAAAATATTTTTGACAGAGAACGTCCAACGTTATTACGTCTAATTGATATTTCTGGTTTCAGTTTCCCAAGTGGACACGCTATGGGGGCAACAGCTTTTTTCGGTAGTGGCATTTATATCGCTAATCGTGTCATGAAAGATAAAGCAAAAGCTTTTACAATTGGTTTATGCGCTTTATTTATAATTATGATTTCGGCATCACGCGTGTATCTAGGCGTGCATTATCCTACTGATGTAATAGCTGGCATAATTGGTGGGACTTTCTGTATAGTATTAAGTACACTTATATTAAGACATAAACTGCAAATATAA